In Anaerotignum faecicola, a genomic segment contains:
- a CDS encoding uracil-xanthine permease family protein: protein MNENNGIIRNASVLGVPKMLLLGLQHMFAMFGATILVPILVNSYFGEDVLHVQVTLICAGVGTLLFHFCSKGKVPAFLGSSFAFLGGFATISKLNTGAFANISNAEKLSYACGGILVAGLLYLVLALIIRLIGVKKVMRFLPPVVTGPIIICIGLSLAGSAVSNASTNWLLAFIALATIVVFNIWGKGMFKIIPILMGVVISYIAALIFNAMGMTNADGSAILNFTNITAAPMVGVPEFSLCKFNISAILVMAPIALASMMEHIGDMSAISATVGENLIEDPGLHRTLIGDGLATSLSALVGGPANTTYGENTGVLELSKVHDPKVIRIAAVYAIILSFIPKMAEVIGSMPSAIIGGVSFMLYGMISAIGVRNVVENRVDFTKSRNLIIAGVIFVCGLGFSDGLTFNVANTDITLTSLAIAAIAGIVLNAILPGNDYHFGKNAGGDANRGIDMIPNFNEDTRYGDNED, encoded by the coding sequence ATGAACGAAAACAACGGAATCATCCGCAACGCCTCGGTCTTAGGCGTTCCGAAAATGTTACTTTTAGGCCTACAGCACATGTTTGCCATGTTCGGCGCAACAATTCTCGTTCCCATTCTGGTAAACAGCTATTTTGGCGAGGACGTTCTGCATGTACAGGTTACGCTTATCTGTGCCGGTGTCGGCACACTGCTGTTTCATTTCTGCTCTAAGGGCAAGGTTCCTGCCTTCCTCGGCTCGTCCTTTGCATTCCTTGGCGGCTTTGCTACCATCTCTAAGCTGAACACAGGTGCTTTTGCCAATATTTCCAATGCCGAAAAGCTTTCCTATGCCTGCGGCGGAATTCTGGTGGCAGGACTTCTGTATCTGGTGCTTGCTCTCATCATTCGCCTAATCGGTGTAAAAAAGGTTATGCGTTTTCTTCCCCCTGTTGTAACAGGCCCGATTATCATCTGTATCGGTCTGAGTCTGGCAGGCTCCGCTGTCAGCAATGCCTCCACAAACTGGCTGCTTGCCTTTATCGCACTTGCAACCATCGTTGTTTTCAATATCTGGGGCAAGGGCATGTTTAAGATTATCCCTATCCTGATGGGCGTTGTCATTTCCTATATTGCGGCTCTCATTTTCAATGCAATGGGTATGACAAATGCAGACGGCTCTGCGATTCTGAATTTTACAAATATCACGGCTGCCCCCATGGTAGGCGTGCCCGAATTTTCTCTGTGCAAATTCAACATCTCCGCCATTCTGGTAATGGCACCCATCGCGCTTGCATCCATGATGGAGCATATCGGTGACATGTCCGCCATTTCCGCAACGGTCGGCGAAAATCTGATTGAAGACCCCGGTCTGCACCGTACCCTAATCGGGGACGGGCTTGCGACCTCCCTGTCCGCACTGGTGGGCGGCCCTGCCAATACCACCTATGGTGAAAACACAGGCGTTCTGGAGCTGAGTAAGGTGCATGACCCCAAGGTAATCCGCATTGCTGCGGTTTATGCCATCATCCTGAGCTTTATCCCCAAAATGGCAGAGGTGATTGGCTCTATGCCCTCCGCAATTATCGGCGGTGTCAGCTTCATGCTGTATGGTATGATTTCCGCAATCGGCGTGCGCAACGTAGTAGAAAACCGCGTGGATTTCACAAAATCCCGCAATCTGATTATCGCAGGTGTAATTTTTGTCTGCGGTCTGGGCTTCTCCGATGGGCTGACCTTCAATGTTGCCAACACAGATATCACACTGACCTCCCTCGCCATTGCGGCAATCGCAGGCATTGTGCTGAATGCTATCCTGCCGGGGAATGATTATCACTTCGGCAAAAACGCAGGCGGCGATGCAAACCGCGGCATTGATATGATTCCTAACTTTAACGAGGATACCCGCTACGGCGATAACGAAGATTAA
- the nudC gene encoding NAD(+) diphosphatase, with protein MLQDLEYGRLENEFRHTAPVATAKVVCAQGSRLLVKRKEDDTLVLPTYAEVMAWAKEKGWTHWYENEVQYVFRMQEEDYFIWMGEAGAPADTSFCYEPAMTLRQVKSKNICYAMMTAWHLFDWYRSNRFCGRCGAKTKHDEKERMMRCPECNNMIFPKIAPSVIVGVTHGDRLLLSKYANRSYTRYGMIAGFTEIGETVEKTVQREVMEEVGLKVKNIRYYKTQPWGVTGGLLLGYFCDLDGEGEDITLDREELAMAEFFPRNNLPAHDDGISLTREMMRMFEEGREPK; from the coding sequence ATGCTGCAGGATTTAGAATACGGAAGATTAGAAAACGAGTTTCGCCATACGGCACCTGTTGCCACGGCGAAGGTGGTCTGCGCACAGGGCAGCCGGCTATTGGTGAAACGTAAGGAAGATGATACATTGGTTCTGCCAACCTATGCGGAGGTAATGGCATGGGCGAAGGAAAAAGGCTGGACGCATTGGTATGAAAACGAGGTACAGTATGTGTTCCGCATGCAGGAGGAGGATTACTTCATCTGGATGGGCGAAGCAGGTGCGCCTGCGGATACGTCCTTCTGCTATGAGCCTGCCATGACATTGCGTCAGGTGAAATCCAAAAATATCTGCTATGCCATGATGACGGCGTGGCATTTGTTTGACTGGTATCGCAGCAATCGTTTCTGCGGACGCTGCGGTGCGAAAACAAAGCATGACGAGAAGGAACGCATGATGCGCTGTCCGGAATGTAATAACATGATTTTTCCTAAAATTGCGCCCTCTGTCATTGTCGGCGTGACGCATGGGGATAGATTGCTTCTGAGCAAATATGCCAACCGCAGCTATACCCGATACGGCATGATAGCAGGCTTTACGGAGATTGGCGAAACGGTGGAAAAAACCGTGCAGAGGGAGGTTATGGAGGAAGTCGGTCTGAAGGTAAAAAATATTCGTTATTATAAAACACAGCCCTGGGGTGTAACGGGCGGCTTGCTGTTGGGGTATTTCTGCGATCTGGACGGAGAGGGTGAGGATATCACGCTAGACCGAGAGGAGCTGGCGATGGCTGAATTTTTTCCGAGAAATAACCTCCCTGCACACGATGACGGCATCAGCCTTACAAGAGAAATGATGCGCATGTTTGAGGAAGGCAGAGAGCCGAAATAA
- a CDS encoding LysR family transcriptional regulator, which translates to MNLNQLYYFKTLAELEHYTKAAEKLNISQPTLSHSISSMEKELGANLFEKQGRNVVLTKYGRIYMFYVENALTQLELGKNQIERLVSEGGGHVGLAYMTSVGTNFVPGLIAGFLDDPQNKNISFSCYEGNTKTLLYNLKREKYDLVFCSMVEAEGDVEFIPVFEQSLVVILPEGHPLEDRKKVTIQDICPYPLISYTKESGMRRIIDDMFTKAQIMPNILCQFEDVNSMAGLVEKNQGIAIVTDSQALHNYNVTKLELDTPYSRRMVYMAYVLNRYLPPAVEKFKDYTIQRTKAKK; encoded by the coding sequence ATGAATTTAAACCAGTTGTATTATTTTAAAACGCTGGCAGAATTGGAGCATTACACTAAGGCGGCGGAAAAGCTGAATATTTCTCAGCCGACGCTCAGCCACTCCATTTCTTCCATGGAAAAGGAACTGGGGGCAAATTTGTTTGAAAAGCAGGGCAGAAATGTTGTTTTGACAAAATATGGGCGGATTTATATGTTCTATGTGGAAAACGCCCTGACACAGCTGGAGCTGGGAAAAAATCAGATTGAACGTCTGGTTTCCGAAGGAGGCGGACACGTCGGACTGGCGTATATGACATCGGTCGGGACGAACTTTGTCCCCGGACTGATTGCAGGCTTTCTGGATGATCCGCAGAATAAGAATATCTCTTTTTCCTGCTATGAGGGCAACACGAAAACGCTGTTGTATAATCTGAAACGAGAAAAGTATGATTTGGTTTTCTGCTCCATGGTGGAGGCGGAGGGCGATGTGGAATTTATTCCCGTTTTTGAGCAGAGCCTTGTGGTTATTTTGCCGGAGGGGCATCCCTTGGAGGATAGAAAGAAGGTAACGATTCAGGATATCTGCCCGTATCCGCTCATCAGCTATACGAAGGAAAGCGGCATGCGCCGTATCATTGATGATATGTTTACGAAGGCGCAGATTATGCCGAATATTCTTTGCCAGTTTGAGGATGTCAATTCCATGGCGGGGTTGGTTGAGAAGAATCAGGGGATTGCCATTGTAACGGACAGCCAAGCACTGCATAACTATAACGTCACCAAGCTGGAGTTGGATACGCCATATTCTCGCAGAATGGTTTATATGGCGTATGTACTGAATCGGTATCTGCCGCCTGCGGTGGAAAAATTCAAGGATTACACCATTCAGCGGACAAAGGCAAAGAAATAA
- the ligA gene encoding NAD-dependent DNA ligase LigA, protein MTERIKQLVEQLNRAAKAYYQEDREILSNQEYDALYDELAALEKKTGTILANSPTQKVGYTVLSNLVKVAHESPILSLDKTKETAKLVSFLGDKAGILSWKLDGLTIVLKYNHGKLEQAVTRGNGEIGEDVTHNARVFRNVPLSIPFQGELVLRGEGVIPYSEFYRINEELGEEEQYKNPRNLCSGTVRQLNSEIAAKRNVKFIAFTLVHAAGRTLSDSKAENMAWLAEMGFDVVEHCMVTAETVAAAVEEFRDKIEQNDIASDGLVLTFDSIAYSQSLGRTAKFPKDSIAFKWADEMAETTLRRIEWNTSRTGLMNPVAVFDPVELEGSTVSRASLHNVSILKELRLSIGDTIKVYKANMIIPQIAENLTGTVSTAEIPKHCFVCGEETEIRKLRDGEALYCTNPNCSAQRIQALSHFVSRDAMNMEGLSEETLKKFLEKGFVENYPDLFRLEKHQAEITAMEGFGEKSYQNLIASVEKAKSAELPNFIYALGINHVGLRNAKLLCREFDYDLEKIKAATEDALVQVEGFGEIIAHSIAYYFRQEAHLALLADVLQYLSFQAAEQAEVGESPLAGLTFVVTGDLEQFTNRKELQALIEKGGGKVTGSVTKKTNFLINNDIHSASSKNKKAAELGIPILSEQDFIDKFLK, encoded by the coding sequence ATGACAGAGAGAATAAAGCAACTGGTGGAGCAGTTGAACCGGGCGGCGAAGGCATATTATCAGGAGGACAGAGAAATTCTTTCCAATCAGGAATATGATGCGCTGTATGACGAATTGGCTGCACTGGAGAAGAAAACAGGCACGATTCTTGCGAACAGCCCCACGCAGAAGGTTGGCTATACGGTGCTGAGCAATCTGGTGAAGGTGGCGCACGAAAGCCCGATCCTTTCCTTGGACAAAACGAAGGAAACGGCGAAGCTTGTCAGCTTTCTGGGGGATAAAGCAGGGATTTTATCATGGAAGCTGGATGGACTGACGATTGTGCTGAAATATAATCATGGCAAGCTGGAGCAGGCAGTCACGCGTGGAAACGGCGAAATTGGCGAGGATGTGACGCATAACGCCCGTGTGTTCCGCAATGTGCCGCTTTCCATTCCCTTTCAGGGGGAGCTGGTGCTGCGTGGCGAGGGGGTCATTCCTTACAGCGAATTTTACCGTATCAATGAGGAGCTGGGCGAGGAGGAGCAATATAAAAATCCTCGTAACCTTTGCAGCGGCACGGTGCGGCAGTTAAACAGCGAGATTGCCGCAAAGCGAAATGTGAAATTCATTGCCTTTACCTTGGTGCATGCCGCAGGCAGAACCCTTTCGGACAGCAAGGCGGAAAATATGGCTTGGCTTGCCGAAATGGGCTTTGATGTGGTGGAGCACTGCATGGTGACGGCGGAAACGGTTGCCGCTGCGGTGGAGGAATTCCGCGATAAAATCGAGCAGAACGACATTGCCTCCGATGGACTGGTTCTGACCTTTGACAGCATTGCCTATAGCCAAAGCCTTGGCAGAACGGCAAAATTCCCCAAGGATTCCATTGCCTTCAAATGGGCGGACGAAATGGCGGAAACCACTCTGCGGCGGATTGAATGGAACACCTCTCGTACGGGGTTGATGAACCCTGTTGCGGTGTTTGACCCCGTGGAGCTGGAGGGCTCAACGGTGAGCCGCGCAAGCCTGCATAATGTCAGCATTTTGAAGGAATTGAGGCTGAGCATCGGGGATACGATTAAGGTCTATAAGGCGAATATGATTATCCCTCAGATTGCGGAAAATCTGACGGGAACGGTTTCCACGGCGGAAATTCCCAAGCATTGCTTTGTCTGCGGCGAGGAAACGGAAATCCGTAAGCTGCGTGACGGCGAAGCGCTTTATTGTACTAATCCGAACTGTTCCGCGCAGCGGATACAGGCACTCAGCCATTTTGTTTCCAGAGATGCCATGAATATGGAAGGGCTTTCGGAGGAAACCCTGAAGAAGTTTCTGGAAAAGGGCTTTGTGGAAAATTATCCTGATTTGTTCCGCTTGGAAAAGCATCAGGCGGAAATTACAGCCATGGAGGGCTTTGGGGAGAAATCCTATCAGAATCTGATTGCATCTGTGGAAAAGGCGAAATCCGCCGAACTGCCGAACTTCATCTATGCACTGGGCATCAACCATGTAGGGCTGCGAAATGCAAAGCTGCTCTGCAGGGAATTTGATTATGATTTGGAGAAAATCAAGGCGGCAACGGAGGACGCATTGGTGCAGGTAGAGGGCTTCGGCGAAATCATCGCACACAGCATTGCCTATTATTTCAGACAGGAAGCGCATCTGGCATTGCTTGCGGATGTTTTGCAGTATCTTTCCTTCCAAGCGGCAGAGCAGGCAGAGGTCGGCGAAAGCCCTCTGGCAGGGCTGACCTTTGTTGTGACAGGGGATTTGGAGCAATTCACCAACAGAAAGGAATTGCAGGCACTCATTGAAAAGGGTGGCGGCAAGGTGACGGGAAGTGTCACCAAAAAGACGAATTTCCTTATCAATAATGATATTCATTCTGCATCCTCGAAGAATAAAAAGGCGGCAGAGCTGGGGATTCCCATTCTCAGTGAGCAGGATTTTATAGATAAATTTTTAAAATAA
- the pcrA gene encoding DNA helicase PcrA, translating into MIGFDKLNDMQKKAVLQTEGPVLILAGAGSGKTGALTVRIAHLLETGVKPWNILAITFTNKAAKEMRERVEKLVGDTARDMWISTFHSTCVRILRREIQHLDYENQFSIYDSDDQEKIMREAFKRLNMSTTDKSFSVKGAMSIISHLKEEMTSWEDYAQHVDKNDLKAVRIAKVYQTYQKMLKENNALDFDDLIYKTVLLFRQFPDVLEKYQERFRYIMVDEYQDTNTSQYELVAMLAAKYKNLCVVGDDDQSIYGWRGANIRNILDFEKDFPDTTVIKLEQNYRSTKKILEAANAVIHHNQTRKDKTLWTENDSGSILHIYKADNEYDECRFVAEKILELEKQGKTRNQMAVLYRTNAQSRAVEDQMVKRGIPYRLFGGVRFYERKEIRDVLSYLKVLANPADTIALRRIINVPKRGIGETSLDKLAAFADENGLSLYGALSRLDEITTLKTRVAKFKDFYGLFQQLRADADGLSVSELIDAIMKRTGYLQLLMAEGTDDALNRIQNIDEFVNKAAEYDKANPEGKLEGFLEEVALVADIDSYEEGEETVALMTLHSAKGLEFPYVFIIGMEEGIFPGFRAVMYGGEKEIEEERRLCYVGITRAKEELYLTHAKSRMQHGITQYNPPSRFLKEIPADLVDMPTRQISDMAKKYDAMTQNKPALGRKNVLPPTAKFGGVGMKKEMPAPKDFKLSYGVGDKVRAPKYGIGTVVSINNGGADFEVTVSFGAKGTKKFMARLSKLIKVSE; encoded by the coding sequence ATGATTGGATTTGATAAACTGAACGATATGCAGAAAAAAGCAGTTTTGCAGACAGAAGGACCTGTGCTGATTCTGGCAGGGGCGGGCAGCGGCAAGACCGGTGCCTTGACGGTGCGGATTGCACATCTGCTGGAAACGGGTGTAAAGCCTTGGAATATTCTTGCGATTACCTTTACGAATAAGGCTGCGAAGGAAATGCGCGAGCGTGTGGAAAAGCTTGTGGGGGATACAGCAAGAGATATGTGGATCAGTACCTTCCATTCCACCTGTGTGCGGATTTTGCGCAGAGAAATTCAGCATCTGGATTATGAAAATCAGTTTTCCATCTATGACAGCGACGATCAGGAAAAAATCATGCGCGAGGCCTTCAAGCGGCTGAATATGAGCACAACGGATAAGTCCTTTTCCGTTAAGGGGGCAATGAGCATCATCAGCCATCTGAAGGAGGAAATGACAAGCTGGGAGGACTACGCACAGCATGTGGATAAAAATGACCTGAAGGCGGTGCGTATCGCAAAGGTATATCAGACCTATCAGAAAATGCTTAAGGAAAACAACGCGCTGGATTTTGACGATCTGATTTATAAAACCGTTCTGTTGTTCCGTCAGTTTCCCGATGTTCTGGAAAAATATCAGGAAAGATTCCGCTATATTATGGTGGATGAATATCAGGATACAAATACAAGCCAGTATGAGCTAGTGGCAATGCTTGCGGCAAAATATAAAAATCTCTGCGTGGTCGGGGATGACGACCAGAGCATCTATGGCTGGCGTGGGGCAAATATCCGCAATATTCTGGATTTTGAAAAGGATTTTCCCGATACAACCGTAATTAAGCTGGAGCAGAATTACCGTTCCACGAAGAAAATTCTGGAGGCGGCGAATGCTGTCATCCATCATAACCAGACCAGAAAGGATAAGACGCTTTGGACAGAAAATGACAGCGGCAGTATCCTGCATATCTATAAGGCGGATAACGAATATGATGAGTGTCGCTTTGTGGCAGAAAAAATTCTGGAGCTGGAAAAGCAGGGCAAGACCAGAAACCAGATGGCTGTTTTGTATCGCACCAATGCACAGAGCCGCGCGGTGGAGGATCAGATGGTGAAGCGCGGAATTCCCTATCGCCTGTTCGGCGGCGTGCGCTTCTATGAACGAAAGGAAATCCGAGATGTTCTTTCTTATTTAAAGGTGCTTGCGAACCCTGCGGATACGATCGCTCTCAGAAGAATCATCAACGTACCTAAGCGCGGCATTGGCGAAACCTCTCTGGATAAGCTGGCTGCTTTTGCGGATGAAAACGGGCTTTCTCTTTACGGCGCACTGAGCCGTCTGGATGAAATCACTACGCTGAAAACAAGAGTGGCAAAATTCAAGGATTTCTATGGTCTGTTTCAACAGTTGCGCGCCGATGCGGATGGACTTTCCGTTTCCGAATTGATTGATGCCATCATGAAGCGGACGGGCTATTTGCAGCTTCTGATGGCGGAGGGGACGGATGACGCGCTGAACCGTATCCAGAATATTGATGAATTTGTGAATAAAGCGGCGGAATATGATAAAGCTAACCCCGAAGGCAAGCTGGAGGGCTTTCTGGAGGAGGTTGCCCTCGTTGCGGATATTGACAGCTATGAGGAGGGGGAGGAAACCGTTGCCCTCATGACACTGCACAGCGCGAAGGGTCTGGAATTCCCCTATGTTTTCATTATCGGTATGGAGGAGGGGATTTTCCCCGGCTTCCGCGCGGTGATGTATGGCGGTGAAAAGGAAATTGAGGAGGAACGCAGACTTTGCTATGTGGGCATTACCCGTGCGAAGGAGGAGCTTTACCTGACGCACGCAAAAAGCCGCATGCAGCATGGGATTACGCAGTATAATCCGCCTTCTCGCTTCCTGAAGGAAATTCCTGCGGATTTGGTAGATATGCCGACCAGACAGATTTCCGATATGGCGAAAAAATATGATGCCATGACGCAGAATAAGCCTGCTCTCGGCAGAAAGAATGTGTTGCCCCCGACAGCAAAATTCGGCGGGGTCGGCATGAAAAAGGAGATGCCTGCGCCCAAGGATTTCAAGCTGAGCTACGGCGTGGGGGATAAGGTGCGTGCGCCGAAATACGGCATTGGCACAGTGGTTTCCATCAATAACGGCGGCGCAGATTTCGAGGTTACCGTTTCCTTTGGCGCAAAGGGAACGAAGAAATTCATGGCGCGCTTGTCGAAGCTGATTAAGGTAAGCGAATAA
- a CDS encoding YerC/YecD family TrpR-related protein has protein sequence MNKKIKNELTDKLFECILSMETVEECYQLFEDLCTINEIQAIAQRMEVAAMLDAKRTYVEIAEKTGASTATISRVNRCLHYGTDGYKLAIDRVKAKKEKEDSE, from the coding sequence ATGAATAAAAAGATCAAAAATGAATTGACCGATAAATTGTTTGAGTGCATTCTCAGCATGGAAACCGTGGAAGAGTGCTATCAGCTCTTTGAAGACCTTTGTACCATCAACGAAATTCAGGCAATCGCGCAGAGAATGGAAGTGGCGGCAATGCTGGATGCCAAGCGGACCTATGTGGAAATTGCGGAAAAAACAGGCGCTTCCACAGCAACCATCAGCCGTGTCAATCGTTGCCTGCATTACGGCACGGATGGCTATAAGCTGGCGATTGACCGTGTGAAGGCAAAAAAAGAAAAAGAAGATAGCGAATAA
- a CDS encoding phosphatase: MKRLMDIHTHAVASGHAYSTVDENLRWAAEQGLQLVALTDHAPAMKDTTCHAYFANLHVLPEMLHGVRLLKGIELNILDFDGTIDMDEAVLQRLDLAIASLHMPCIKPGTKKENTQAFLKVMENPYVDIIGHPGDPRYAVDYRELFRVAKETGTLLEINNASLTPGGFREGSRENIKKILLMSMEEGQPVVLGSDAHFYRNVGDFSYAEDLLKELQFPEELILNNTPEKFLAGLRHGRK, from the coding sequence ATGAAACGATTGATGGATATTCATACCCACGCCGTTGCAAGCGGGCATGCCTACAGCACAGTGGATGAAAACTTGAGATGGGCGGCAGAGCAGGGCTTGCAGCTGGTCGCTTTGACAGACCATGCGCCTGCTATGAAGGATACCACCTGTCATGCCTATTTTGCAAATCTGCACGTTTTGCCCGAAATGCTGCATGGGGTGCGGCTGCTGAAGGGTATTGAACTGAATATTCTGGATTTTGACGGCACGATAGATATGGATGAAGCGGTTTTGCAGAGATTGGATCTTGCGATTGCAAGCCTGCACATGCCCTGCATTAAGCCCGGCACGAAAAAGGAGAATACACAGGCGTTTTTAAAGGTGATGGAAAATCCCTATGTGGACATCATCGGACACCCCGGAGACCCTCGCTATGCGGTGGATTATCGGGAGCTGTTCCGCGTGGCGAAAGAAACGGGCACGCTTCTGGAAATCAATAATGCTTCTTTAACACCGGGCGGCTTTCGGGAGGGCAGCAGGGAGAATATTAAGAAAATCCTTCTGATGAGCATGGAGGAGGGTCAGCCTGTGGTTCTGGGCAGCGATGCGCATTTTTACCGGAATGTGGGGGATTTTTCCTATGCGGAGGATTTGCTGAAGGAGCTGCAATTTCCGGAGGAGCTGATTCTCAATAATACGCCGGAAAAATTTCTTGCAGGACTCAGACATGGCAGAAAATAA
- a CDS encoding alanine/glycine:cation symporter family protein: MQSIVDFLYMVDDMLWGTPMVVIVLGTGIFLSLRFGFSYQRKLKFNIKNTFGNMTSAGEGVGTVSSFRAACTGLANTVGTGNISGVATAIVSGGPGALVWMWVSAFFGMSTKACEIILGQRYREHYKNSMDEYVCDRSFVMKNAFGWKRGAIVLAVFAFVLGPWTCCVQTEAVTSSMQQAFGVTPLISVTIIGVTCIVTIFGGLKRISEVMSKAVPIMAVLYILMGLGVIILNIKQVPAAVALVFESAFSPTAAVGGFAGATVRDAVKYGVARGIYSNDAGTGYGIIAHAPAITDHPVRQSVWGWGEITLDTLIICSITAFTIIITGSYFQSDATSGALTTIAFGMAYGHVGAKLTAIAIAVFAWTTIIGMYYTCEKSVNYAFGDTERNKKAIPIYIIYYMLPCVIFYNIEADVLWALTDILSACYVALTIFFIYAKHKVIFALFDDFWKRFLPAKERGENPPVVSFDCALEGEGAKATK; the protein is encoded by the coding sequence ATGCAGTCAATTGTAGATTTTCTTTATATGGTGGATGACATGCTCTGGGGAACACCCATGGTTGTTATCGTTCTGGGTACGGGCATTTTCCTGTCCCTTCGGTTTGGCTTCAGCTATCAGCGAAAGCTGAAATTTAACATAAAAAATACCTTTGGCAATATGACCTCCGCAGGCGAGGGCGTGGGTACGGTATCCAGCTTCCGCGCGGCTTGTACGGGGCTTGCGAATACGGTCGGCACGGGGAATATCAGCGGCGTTGCAACGGCAATCGTAAGCGGCGGCCCGGGCGCACTTGTCTGGATGTGGGTTTCCGCATTTTTCGGGATGTCTACAAAGGCATGCGAAATCATTCTTGGTCAGCGCTACAGAGAGCATTACAAAAACTCCATGGATGAATATGTCTGCGACCGTTCCTTCGTCATGAAAAACGCGTTTGGCTGGAAAAGGGGTGCCATTGTGCTTGCGGTTTTTGCCTTTGTGCTTGGCCCCTGGACCTGTTGCGTACAGACAGAGGCAGTAACCAGCTCCATGCAGCAGGCCTTCGGCGTGACACCTCTCATCAGCGTGACAATCATCGGTGTTACCTGTATTGTTACGATTTTCGGCGGTCTGAAAAGAATTTCTGAGGTTATGAGCAAGGCGGTTCCTATTATGGCGGTGCTTTATATTCTGATGGGGCTTGGCGTAATCATTCTGAATATCAAGCAGGTTCCTGCGGCGGTTGCTCTTGTGTTTGAATCTGCATTTTCTCCTACGGCGGCTGTGGGCGGCTTTGCCGGCGCAACGGTAAGAGATGCGGTGAAATACGGCGTGGCGCGTGGGATTTATTCCAATGATGCAGGTACCGGTTACGGTATCATTGCGCATGCACCGGCAATCACAGATCATCCGGTGCGCCAGTCTGTATGGGGCTGGGGTGAAATTACACTGGATACACTCATCATCTGCTCCATTACGGCGTTTACCATCATTATCACAGGCTCTTATTTCCAAAGTGATGCGACATCCGGCGCGCTGACAACGATTGCCTTCGGCATGGCGTATGGGCATGTCGGCGCGAAGCTGACCGCGATTGCAATCGCTGTTTTCGCATGGACAACCATCATCGGGATGTACTATACCTGTGAAAAATCTGTAAACTATGCCTTTGGCGATACCGAAAGAAATAAAAAAGCAATACCGATTTATATTATTTACTATATGCTGCCCTGTGTGATTTTCTATAACATTGAGGCGGATGTGCTCTGGGCACTGACAGATATTCTTTCTGCCTGCTATGTAGCACTTACTATCTTCTTTATTTATGCAAAGCACAAGGTTATTTTTGCACTCTTTGATGATTTCTGGAAGAGATTCCTGCCTGCGAAGGAAAGAGGGGAAAATCCTCCTGTTGTTTCCTTCGACTGCGCACTGGAAGGAGAAGGTGCAAAAGCAACAAAATAA
- the mmuM gene encoding homocysteine S-methyltransferase, which translates to MADKIKELLEKNGQMIIDGSMSTALEQMGANLNCNLWTARALVDTPELVKKVHTDYFKAGADCGITCSYQATIPGLMENGFTHDEAAEIVANSVKLFLEAREEWWNAEGKAQGRVYPLCLAGIGPYGAYLADGSEYRGNYGVSDEALRTFHKERMEILWNAGADILLIETQPSLQEALIEAEIAEEMGADYWISFSCKDGHHIHEGNTIAECARVLSENHPGLKMVGVNCSKPEHIVSLIRDIKQETNLPVGVYPNSGDIYDPTTKTWEKVGGGASFEENALSYFEAGADAVGGCCTTTCTHIEQVVKARDAFRAQAVSTKDKNER; encoded by the coding sequence ATGGCAGACAAAATTAAGGAATTATTGGAAAAAAACGGACAGATGATTATTGACGGATCGATGTCCACGGCGCTGGAGCAAATGGGAGCAAATTTAAACTGTAACCTTTGGACGGCACGCGCATTGGTGGATACACCGGAGCTGGTCAAAAAGGTACATACGGACTATTTCAAGGCGGGTGCGGATTGCGGCATTACCTGCAGCTATCAGGCAACGATTCCCGGCTTGATGGAAAACGGCTTTACCCATGACGAAGCGGCAGAAATTGTTGCGAACAGCGTAAAGCTGTTTTTAGAAGCAAGAGAGGAATGGTGGAATGCGGAGGGCAAGGCGCAGGGGCGCGTGTATCCTCTTTGTCTGGCAGGAATCGGGCCTTACGGCGCATATCTTGCGGATGGTTCGGAATACCGCGGGAATTATGGCGTATCCGATGAAGCCCTGCGTACATTTCATAAGGAAAGAATGGAGATTCTCTGGAACGCAGGCGCAGATATTCTCCTGATTGAAACACAGCCCTCTTTGCAGGAGGCTCTGATTGAAGCGGAAATTGCAGAGGAGATGGGAGCGGATTACTGGATTAGCTTTTCCTGCAAGGACGGGCATCATATTCATGAGGGCAACACCATTGCGGAATGTGCAAGGGTGCTTTCCGAGAACCATCCCGGACTGAAAATGGTTGGCGTGAACTGCTCCAAGCCGGAGCATATCGTAAGCCTGATTCGGGATATCAAGCAGGAAACGAATTTGCCTGTCGGCGTATATCCCAACAGCGGCGATATTTATGATCCCACCACAAAAACATGGGAAAAGGTCGGCGGCGGTGCGAGCTTTGAGGAAAATGCGCTTTCCTATTTTGAAGCAGGCGCAGATGCGGTCGGCGGCTGCTGTACCACAACCTGCACCCACATCGAACAGGTTGTGAAGGCGCGGGATGCGTTTCGCGCGCAGGCAGTATCAACAAAAGATAAAAACGAAAGATAA